A window from bacterium encodes these proteins:
- a CDS encoding type IV pilus twitching motility protein PilT produces MYSMESLVHLMVDREASDIHLVIGAPPQLRIDGVLAPVEDCEKLTPDTCQQLIYSVLTDEHKRRFEELYELDLSFGVKDVGRIRMNVFRQRGTVGAALRSIPNDVPSFESLNLPPIIKDVAELPAGLVLVTGPTGSGKSTSLAAVIDYINTNRKEHIITVEDPIEFLHKHKSSVICQREVGSDTKTFANALKYMLRQDPDVILVGEMRDLETIAAALTIAETGHLVFATLHTPDAIQSINRIVDVFPAHQQQQVRAQLSFVIQGIFSQVLIPHAMGKGRALCCEVLIATPGIRNLIRDGKIHQAYTLMQSGKQYGMSTMNMSIVELYNRGLITYEDALNYSPEPESLKQLLGTSRTARMGY; encoded by the coding sequence ATGTATAGTATGGAGTCTTTAGTTCATCTTATGGTAGATAGGGAGGCATCTGATATACATTTAGTGATAGGTGCTCCACCACAATTAAGAATTGATGGAGTTCTGGCACCAGTAGAAGATTGTGAAAAACTTACTCCAGATACCTGTCAACAATTAATTTATAGTGTCTTAACCGATGAACATAAAAGGCGATTTGAAGAACTATATGAATTAGATTTATCCTTTGGGGTTAAGGATGTAGGCAGGATACGGATGAATGTCTTTCGTCAGCGCGGGACAGTGGGTGCGGCTTTAAGAAGTATCCCAAATGATGTCCCATCATTTGAATCATTAAATCTTCCACCAATAATTAAAGATGTCGCTGAATTACCAGCAGGATTAGTATTAGTCACAGGACCTACTGGAAGTGGTAAATCGACTTCACTGGCCGCGGTTATTGATTATATAAATACTAATCGAAAAGAACATATTATTACGGTAGAAGACCCAATTGAATTCCTTCATAAACATAAAAGTTCTGTTATTTGTCAACGAGAAGTAGGTTCTGATACAAAGACTTTTGCCAATGCATTAAAATATATGTTAAGACAGGACCCGGATGTTATTTTAGTAGGTGAGATGCGTGATTTAGAAACTATCGCGGCGGCATTGACTATTGCCGAGACAGGTCATTTAGTCTTTGCTACATTACATACACCAGATGCTATTCAATCGATAAATAGAATTGTTGATGTCTTCCCTGCTCATCAACAACAACAGGTTAGAGCTCAACTATCATTTGTTATCCAGGGGATATTTTCTCAAGTACTTATACCTCACGCCATGGGAAAAGGAAGGGCTTTGTGTTGTGAGGTGTTAATTGCTACTCCTGGAATACGGAATTTAATCAGGGATGGGAAAATACATCAAGCATACACCCTTATGCAATCTGGAAAACAATATGGAATGTCAACAATGAATATGTCCATAGTAGAATTATATAATCGGGGATTGATTACCTATGAAGATGCATTAAATTATTCCCCAGAACCTGAAAGTTTAAAACAACTTTTAGGAACATCAAGAACTGCAAGAATGGGATATTAA